The Sparus aurata chromosome 15, fSpaAur1.1, whole genome shotgun sequence genomic interval ACTCACACTCTGAACTGACATTTTTGctagttttatttaattttttgttgtttgttgaggATCACTATACATTTACAGTACAATGACTTCAACCCTGAGAAGAGTGTACCACATCACAGCATTCAGCTGGTACGCTTTCActgttaagactctggctgctAAGGATGGAGAGGAGCTACCACCAGGAATCTTTATTTACGGAGGACCTTGGAAGTACCTCACGTTTTTGAATTTGGTAAGTCAATTTCCGAATATTATATTAGCAAAATATCCAATAGTATCtatgaaaaaggaaataataATGTTGCCTTTAATATTTCAGCTACTACAAATGACATTCTTTGGACTGGCCACAGTGAATGATCTGCAGCCTTGGAAGAAGTCTGAGAGCATTCTGAATAGATGTAAAGaccttctcttctctgtctttgcCTTCCCTGTGGGCATGGtgagaaacacttttttttttaaatctgacatTGTTTTAAAATCATATAATAAGAAATGTGTTACACATTAATCTATGTCCTATACATTTTGTCTAGTTTGTTGTTCTACTTTTCTGGACGATCTTTGCCTATGACAGAGAACTAGTCTACCCAGCTACCATTGACACCTTCTTCCCCCCCTGGATGAACCATGCTATGGTCTGTTTATAAGCATTTCAGCTATTACTTTCCTAAATATTGAATAACCCTTTAATGAGCGTGAGTTGAATTGCCCTTATAAGTCAATATCATAtgtttattaacattaataagacTGTATAggtgttaataataataataattggtctctcaatcaaagcaaaacaaaagacagagagcTGGTGGCTCACCCCGATATTCTGACCCATGGTGTCGTCTACAGACTTTCTTCCTCATTCTCTGACTGCTCAAGGAAACTATAGATATTTTAGTTTCCCTCTTGTGACAGGCGACCAAATAAAAAGGGCTATTTAGAAACATTTGTGATAATATAatcacacaactcaacaaacaagaaaataaaggtCGAAGCTAGTtgttttgagacattttgaaacagaaatgtaacatATCATAACTTTATTCACATTAAGATATAATTAAGATCTAATTATATGTTATAATTGTTTATAACagcattacaaacacatttgttgaGTTTAACCAATTTATCTATAATGTCATCGCTAAACCTTGAGCTTTTTTGTTGGTTCATTGAGATTaatacagacttttttttcttttttttttactcattatGCATCCAAGACAAATAGAGTGAGAAACAGCTTCTATCCAAGTGCTGTGGCCTCCATCACAACTCTGCCACAGAGCAATGATAAGGGAACGTTGGTGGAAAGAGTACTGAATATCTGTCCTCAAATATGATTACAGATACATTATTTGAATATTACTCAAGTACATGTAAAACTGCTGGTGTTAGCCAACCAAAACATGTACTTCTCAAACTCTACTCAGAGTATTAGTTGCTTTTCAGCTATTGATGTGAAATCCATTATCAATATTTGAGTTCATAGATCCTTagtattataaattattgaagATGATAAACAATAATATTATCACTTGATAATGACTTAAAAGGGCCTAACTATTAACTAATGCTTATTATGAGGAACTTGATATAAAGCTTGactcaaaatataaataatccaGATTCTCCTGCAATAAACCATCACACATGATAAGTTATTCTACACTGTCTCCACAGCACACATTTGTCCTTCCTGTTTTACTTGGAGAGTTGCTGGTGCAGCCT includes:
- the LOC115596572 gene encoding androgen-dependent TFPI-regulating protein, producing MTSTLRRVYHITAFSWYAFTVKTLAAKDGEELPPGIFIYGGPWKYLTFLNLLLQMTFFGLATVNDLQPWKKSESILNRCKDLLFSVFAFPVGMFVVLLFWTIFAYDRELVYPATIDTFFPPWMNHAMHTFVLPVLLGELLVQPHTYPQTKHALAALGVVGLSYLCGIIWVYLSVGIWVYPLLGHFSTSGLMGFFFFNMSVLTLLYLLGDKLNSHVWSKGRPRMTTKAK